A stretch of Acropora palmata chromosome 9, jaAcrPala1.3, whole genome shotgun sequence DNA encodes these proteins:
- the LOC141892532 gene encoding uncharacterized protein LOC141892532, giving the protein MDRTLKMSNRTEGCGQWLTARDKRTAKPSLGKKGTKPMNKALLQYANYAQRLGVLNVKVSCSPLSPRTRKKLKTAKQSKINSYFTTKPSAITSKRDTNLKFVSESAATSNLEEKQTKIPIKRQRHNGYSDPSFSENEVTMEPNCKQEKYQEESNDQSKFNISGISFLSDSSEELDVLTKDDFKTDCAVDGHDEIQESNSFCPPHKRPRICEQEVNWRESDQSFTESELSESFHFTQWRNNEIAKCKEIQHKYSFKGDASSNQSKNTFEKYTFKVDSNSEETEFSETPPFQFTQWAKQQVDICHKIQSSKHLSNTPGKEVNDSCESDLLSEASLETMRDSCDYQGSLTQCRKVSSGTTSNYCRKFQEDSESSGNKTCGSLIT; this is encoded by the exons ATGGATCGCACATTAAAGATGTCCAATCGAACTGAAGGTTGTGGACAGTGGCTCACCGCAAGGGATAAAAGAACTGCTAAACCATCGCTCGGTAAAAAAGGAACGAAGCCAATGAACAAAGCTCTTCTGCAGTATGCGAATTATGCACAGCGACTTGGTGTTCTCAATGTCAAAGTTTCGTGCTCTCCGCTTTCTCCAAGAACtagaaaaaagttaaaaactgcaaagcagaGTAAAATAAACAGCTATTTCACAACAAAACCCTCTGCAATTACTTCTAAACGCGATACAAATCTTAAATTTGTGTCGGAATCAGCAGCGACATCCAACTTAGAGGAAAAACAGACGAAAATTCCAATAAAGCGCCAACGACACAACGGTTACAGCGATCCTTCTTTTAGTG aaaaTGAGGTCACTATGGAACCAAAttgcaaacaagaaaaatatcaagaagAGAGCAacgatcaatcaaaatttaacataAGTGGAATATCATTCTTAAGTGATTCATCAGAAGAATTGGATGTTCTGACCAAGGATGATTTCAAGACTGACTGTGCAGTAGATGGCCATGATGAAATACAAGAAAGCAACTCTTTTTGTCCTCCTCATAAGAGACCTCGCATTTGTGAACAAGAAGTAAACTGGAGAGAAAGCGACCAGTCCTTCACAGAAAGTGAATTGAGTGAGTCATTTCATTTTACCCAATGGAGAAACAATGAAATCGCCAAGTGCAAAGAAATTCAAcataaatattcttttaaagGAGATGCAAGTTCAAACCAAAGCAAgaatacttttgaaaaatatacattcaaagtggacagcaATAGTGAAGAAACAGAATTTTCAGAGACACCACCATTTCAGTTTACACAATGGGCAAAACAGCAAGTTGATATTTGCCATAAAATTCAAAGTTCTAAGCATCTAAGTAACACTCCTGGAAAAGAGGTTAATGATTCATGTGAATCAGACTTGCTCTCAGAGGCCAGCTTAGAGACAATGAGAGATAGTTGTGACTATCAAGGGAGCTTGACACAATGCAGAAAGGTTTCCTCGGGAACAACTTCAAACTACTGTAGGAAATTTCAAGAAGACAGTGAAAGTTCTGGAAACAAGACATGTGGCAGCCTCATTACTTAA
- the LOC141892533 gene encoding uncharacterized protein LOC141892533: MAWYGEDNALKRNRSPSPKNGYHRGRYSRSKSRSRSRGRSRERSRSRERHRYQRRKRKPTPESFMDKRRKAREEISAAGVIEVWGLSPREAPPDSDVELEAAEVNGRLQNKSKGESEDESSGDDDRKKKKRKKSKKKKKTKSQHKKKSKKHRKKKPRHESSSESEEDSGNDSDVEWQESWIEKKKEKDKEGDSAVVGPLPLMQDAANQDIRDFGGALLPGEGEAMAQYVKEGKRIPRRGEIGLTSDEIASFEDSGYVMSGSRHRRMEAVRLRKENQIYSADEKRALAMFNYEERSKRENKILSDFREMIHQKINNKK; the protein is encoded by the exons ATGGCGTGGTATGGAGAAGATAATGCACTGAAGCGCAATCGTAGTCCTTCCCCAAAGAATGGATATCACAGAGGTCGATATTCGCGTTCAAAATCACGAAGTCGAAGCCGCGGTCGCAGTCGGGAGAGAAGTAGAAGCAGAGAACGTCACAG GTACCAAAGACGAAAGAGGAAGCCAACGCCAGAAAGTTTTATGGACAA aCGGAGAAAAGCTCGTGAAGAAATCAGTGCTGCTGGAGTCATTGAAGTTTGGGGCCTGTCTCCTAGAGAAGCTCCCCCTGA TTCTGATGTGGAATTAGAGGCTGCAGAAGTAAATGGAAGACTGCAAAATAAAT CTAAGGGTGAAAGTGAAGATGAAAGCAGCGGTGACGATgatagaaaaaagaagaagcgtAAGAagtccaaaaagaaaaagaaaacaaaaagtcagCACAAGAAGAAGAG taaAAAGCACCGTAAGAAGAAACCAAGGCACGAGTCAAGCTCTGAGAGTGAGGAGGACTCAG GGAATGATTCTGATGTGGAGTGGCAAGAGTCAtggattgaaaagaaaaaag AGAAGGACAAAGAAGGAGACAGTGCTGTTGTTGGTCCCTTGCCGCTCATGCAGGATGCAGCCAACCAGGATATAAGAGA TTTTGGCGGTGCGCTGCTACCTGGTGAAGGAGAAGCCATGGCACAGTATGTCAAGGAAGGAAAGCGAATCCCTCGTCGTGGTGAAATTGGTCTCACAAGTGATGAGATTGCTTCATTTGAAGACTCGGGTTATGTGATGAGTGGTAGCAG GCATCGCCGCATGGAGGCTGTGCGTCTCAGAAAAGAGAATCAGATCTACAGCGCAGATGAAAA ACGAGCACTGGCAATGTTTAATTACGAGGAAAGAtcaaagagagaaaacaaGATTCTTTCAGACTTTAGAGAGATGATCCATCAAAAGATCAACAACAAGAAGTGA
- the LOC141892116 gene encoding glycerol kinase 5-like isoform X3 has product MARATESKQPLYTQNILAVDIGTTTISCHHFDRSGISLYHTSRKVQLLQPHPGSVELDPLILWEQFVDVITEVIEASNLKASDVTALGISTMRGTFLTWDRQTGRPYHNFISWQDMRSHTYVESWNKSLTLKSLNIGSKFLHMILRQKKYLAGSVINFATQHASIRLHWLLKSRPELAKKAEMGVLAFGTIDSWLIWNLTKGQVHVTDYSNASSTGMFDPFVMEWSSLLTSLLNVPLRVLPKVVDTSGCICESHKDIFGAPIPVRALVADQQAAVFGQCCFDLGDVNCTMGTGSFVNINTGSYPHASVAGLYPLVGWKIGGETVYLAEGNAAGCGTAMEWAGKMGFYDDVTETSDTAFSVESSDGVYFVPAFSGLQAPINDNKSCVSMMGIKSTTSKAHVMRAILESIAFSCPSSCAGVHLST; this is encoded by the exons ATGGCGAGAGCTACGGAGAGCAAACAGCCCCTATATACTCAGAATATTCTTGCAGTGGACATAGGAACCACTACGATATCCTGTCATCATTTCGACAGATCGGGAATCTCGTTGTATCACACATCTAGGAAG GTGCAGCTTCTCCAACCTCATCCAGGATCGGTTGAGTTGGACCCACTTATTCTATGGGAACAATTTGTAGACGTTATAACAGAAGTTATAGAAG CGTCCAATCTGAAGGCCAGCGATGTCACAGCTCTAGGCATATCTACCATGAGGGGTACATTTTTGACTTGGGACAG acAGACAGGACGCCCTTACCATAATTTTATCAGCTGGCAAGACATGAGGTCACACACCTATGTTGAGAGTTGGAACAAATCACTCACTCTTAAG AGTCTCAATATTGGTTCTAAATTCCTCCACATGATTTTGCGACAAAAGAAGTACCTTGCTGGCAGCGTAATAAATTTTGCAACACAACAT GCATCAATAAGACTTCACTGGTTGCTTAAAAGTCGGCCTGAG ctTGCAAAGAAAGCTGAAATGGGTGTGCTTGCTTTTGGAACTATTGATTCATGGCTCATCTGGAATTTAACAAAAG GTCAGGTTCATGTCACAGACTATTCAAACGCTAGCAGTACTGGAATGTTTGACCCATTTGTA ATGGAGTGGAGCTCGTTGCTAACAAGTCTACTTAATGTGCCTTTGAGAGTTTTGCCAAAAGTTGTTGACACCAG TGGATGCATTTGTGAAAGTCACAAAGATATATTTGGTGCACCCATTCCTGTCAGAGCCTTG GTTGCAGACCAACAAGCTGCTGTGTTTGGTCAATGTTGTTTTGATCTTGGAGATGTAAACTGTACCATGGGCACAGGATCTTTTGTGAACATCAACACTGGTTCCTATCCCCATGCGTCCGTAGCAG GCTTGTATCCTCTTGTTGGTTGGAAGATTGGAGGAGAAACTGTTTATCTTGCGGAGGGGAATGCCGCAGGCTGTGGAACTGCGATGGAGTGGGCAGGGAAGATGG GTTTTTATGACGATGTTACTGAAACAAGTGATACTGCATTCTCTGTTGAAA GTTCAGATGGTGTTTATTTTGTCCCTGCATTTAGTGGATTACAG GCTCCAATTAATGACAACAAAAGTTGTGTATCCATGATGGGCATCAAATCCACGACATCCAAAGCTCACGTGATGCGAGCTATTCTAGAGTCTATTGCCTTTAG